A portion of the Hoylesella buccalis ATCC 35310 genome contains these proteins:
- a CDS encoding DUF4491 family protein, translating into MYYKGLIIAVSTFLIIGLFHPVVIKVEYKWGVRPWWIFLVMGILSVIASLFVEDVMFSSLLGVLGASCLWTIGELFSQKKRVEKGWFPMNPKRKDQYDIINSDEK; encoded by the coding sequence ATGTATTACAAAGGACTAATAATAGCGGTGTCAACATTTCTTATTATCGGACTCTTTCACCCGGTGGTGATTAAGGTAGAGTATAAATGGGGCGTTCGTCCCTGGTGGATATTCCTGGTTATGGGCATTCTGTCTGTCATAGCTTCACTTTTTGTAGAAGATGTCATGTTTTCATCCCTTCTTGGCGTATTGGGGGCTTCATGTTTGTGGACTATAGGTGAATTGTTCTCTCAAAAAAAACGGGTTGAAAAAGGATGGTTCCCGATGAATCCGAAGCGAAAAGATCAATACGACATCATCAACTCGGATGAGAAATAA
- the rlmH gene encoding 23S rRNA (pseudouridine(1915)-N(3))-methyltransferase RlmH: MKTELIVVGKTDNPHFIAGIEDYVRRICHYVPFNITVIPELKNNKNRGEEQQKVQEGRLILKKIEAADTVVLLDEHGKEFRSVELASWMEKKQQSVRKLVFVIGGPYGFSPEVYARANEKISLSKLTFSHQMVRLIFVEQLYRACTILKGEPYHHE, encoded by the coding sequence ATGAAAACAGAACTAATAGTGGTCGGTAAGACAGATAATCCACATTTTATCGCAGGTATAGAGGACTATGTACGGAGGATTTGTCATTATGTACCATTCAACATAACCGTGATTCCTGAGCTAAAAAACAACAAGAACAGGGGAGAGGAACAACAAAAAGTGCAGGAAGGGCGGTTGATTCTTAAGAAGATAGAGGCTGCTGATACTGTGGTCTTATTGGATGAGCATGGCAAAGAATTTCGGAGTGTAGAATTGGCTTCGTGGATGGAAAAGAAGCAACAATCGGTTAGAAAACTTGTTTTTGTGATCGGTGGCCCATACGGTTTCTCTCCGGAAGTGTATGCGCGTGCAAATGAGAAGATTTCTTTGTCTAAATTGACATTCTCGCACCAGATGGTTCGACTAATCTTTGTTGAGCAGTTGTATCGAGCTTGTACCATCCTAAAAGGTGAACCTT